The Pelosinus sp. IPA-1 genome contains a region encoding:
- a CDS encoding metalloregulator ArsR/SmtB family transcription factor — translation MNIIRTLKALSDETRLRIINLLWVENLCVCEIEAILQSSQSNVSRHLAKLRDAGIIYSEKKSQWVYYGMSNEAIKHYAFIKTLLDEDVAQYPQYKEDIAKLRIYREQNITCASLEDSH, via the coding sequence ATGAACATAATACGGACACTAAAGGCATTAAGCGATGAAACTAGATTAAGAATTATAAATTTGTTATGGGTTGAAAATTTGTGCGTTTGTGAGATTGAAGCCATTCTGCAAAGCAGTCAGTCCAACGTATCTAGGCATTTGGCGAAACTTCGCGATGCAGGAATTATCTATAGCGAAAAAAAGTCTCAGTGGGTGTATTACGGCATGAGTAATGAAGCTATAAAACACTACGCCTTTATAAAGACATTATTAGATGAAGATGTTGCCCAATATCCTCAATATAAAGAAGATATAGCAAAACTGAGGATCTACCGAGAGCAAAATATTACCTGCGCTTCTTTGGAAGATTCGCATTAA